One Parasphingorhabdus cellanae genomic region harbors:
- the pheS gene encoding phenylalanine--tRNA ligase subunit alpha, which yields MSDIEAIKENYLGQIAAAGDGDALEAIRVAALGKKGEISLLLKTLGKMTPEERQSEGPKINGARQAVADAIAARKDSIETEALNARLATEKLDMTLPPPSAPKGSIHPVSQVMDELAEIFADLGFSVATGPEIEDDWHNFTALNIPETHPARAMHDTFYFPQTDDKGMPKLLRTHTSPVQIRTMMDVAKQTDGEGAPIYIIAPGRTYRSDSDATHTPMFHQVEGLVIDKNIHMGHLKWTLETFVRAFFERDDIELRLRPSYFPFTEPSAEVDVGFSVEKGRRIIGGDPRGDNGGWMEILGSGMVHPNVIRNCGLDPDIWQGFAFGCGIDRLAMLKYGMDDLRAFFDGDLRWMEHYGFDALDVPTLSGGVGA from the coding sequence ATGAGTGACATCGAAGCAATTAAAGAGAATTATCTCGGACAGATAGCAGCGGCCGGTGATGGCGATGCTTTGGAAGCGATCCGCGTTGCTGCGCTGGGCAAGAAAGGCGAGATTTCGCTGCTGCTCAAAACGCTTGGCAAAATGACGCCCGAAGAACGCCAGAGTGAAGGCCCCAAAATCAACGGCGCCCGTCAGGCCGTGGCCGATGCGATTGCCGCGCGAAAGGACAGCATTGAGACGGAAGCGCTGAACGCACGGCTTGCGACCGAAAAGCTCGACATGACCTTGCCGCCGCCAAGCGCGCCAAAGGGCAGCATTCATCCGGTTTCGCAGGTGATGGATGAACTGGCTGAAATATTCGCCGACCTCGGCTTCTCGGTTGCTACCGGTCCGGAAATCGAAGATGACTGGCATAATTTCACCGCGCTCAATATTCCGGAAACCCATCCGGCGCGCGCGATGCATGACACCTTCTATTTCCCGCAAACCGACGATAAGGGCATGCCGAAATTGCTACGCACGCACACCTCACCCGTGCAAATCCGCACGATGATGGATGTGGCGAAACAGACTGATGGTGAGGGCGCGCCGATATATATTATCGCGCCGGGCCGCACCTATCGCAGCGACAGCGATGCGACACACACACCGATGTTCCATCAGGTCGAAGGCCTGGTGATCGACAAGAATATTCACATGGGTCATCTCAAATGGACGCTCGAAACCTTTGTTCGTGCGTTTTTCGAGCGGGACGATATCGAACTGCGCCTGCGCCCAAGCTATTTCCCGTTCACAGAGCCTTCGGCAGAAGTCGATGTCGGCTTCTCGGTCGAAAAAGGCCGCCGTATAATCGGCGGTGATCCGCGCGGCGACAATGGCGGCTGGATGGAAATTCTGGGTTCCGGCATGGTCCATCCCAATGTCATCCGCAATTGCGGGCTCGACCCCGATATCTGGCAGGGCTTTGCCTTTGGCTGCGGCATCGACCGGCTGGCGATGCTGAAATATGGCATGGACGATTTGCGGGCGTTTTTTGACGGTGATCTGCGCTGGATGGAGCATTATGGATTTGACGCGCTCGATGTACCGACGTTAAGCGGAGGAGTGGGCGCATGA
- a CDS encoding SLC13 family permease, which translates to MDWASYWDIAKPYVGLVILFALFTAFVGERRPPAVTAVVAAALMMVIGLLSSDDMLSVFSNPAPLTIGAMFILSGALVRTGVIEALAGFAARKAETRPFMAIGGFLGGTFASSAFVNNTPVVIILIPIMRRIAKVSGIAASKLLIPLSYISILGGSLTLLGTSTNLLVDGVAQENGQAAFGLFEITQVGLIAAVTGIVMIAILGPLFLPKRDSESLADQIPASQYLTDIRIDEESEFVGKKISDIGAFTPSGVAILGRRVGTGIDRFQFADHVVIGGETLVASVTQEELLSLAEIDGILLGYAGVKQPTIPLADEHTRLVELVIGPSHRSVGKTLPNLPFLSRVPARVLGLSRPRHVAGPTLADARIRHGDSLLVQTDDLSVGVLQENVDLVHLEEPDAKAYRRRRAPVAILTLAIIIIAASLGVMPIAALAMLGVAAVLLTKCIDSEEAWGAIDGNVLVLIFAMLAVGKGLENAGTVQLIIDTLLPLLNMISPLWLIIAVYSLTSLLTETATNNAVAVIMTPLVIGIAEQTGVDVRSLLVAVMFGASASFATPVGYQTNTLVYTAGAYRFSDFVKIGLPLNIGVGLAACFAIYYIF; encoded by the coding sequence TTGGATTGGGCTAGTTATTGGGATATCGCGAAGCCTTATGTTGGATTGGTGATATTATTTGCCTTATTTACAGCCTTTGTGGGTGAGCGCCGCCCGCCAGCGGTGACCGCAGTGGTTGCTGCTGCTTTGATGATGGTGATCGGATTGCTCAGCAGCGATGACATGCTGTCGGTCTTTTCCAATCCTGCGCCGCTGACGATCGGCGCGATGTTCATTTTGTCGGGTGCACTGGTCCGGACAGGAGTGATCGAGGCACTCGCCGGCTTCGCGGCGCGCAAGGCGGAAACCCGGCCTTTCATGGCGATAGGCGGGTTTCTGGGCGGAACTTTTGCCTCATCGGCCTTTGTCAACAATACCCCTGTGGTTATCATCCTGATCCCGATCATGCGCAGAATTGCCAAGGTATCGGGCATCGCGGCTAGCAAGCTGCTCATTCCGCTTTCCTACATCTCGATATTGGGTGGCAGCCTGACTTTGCTCGGTACATCGACAAACTTGTTGGTCGACGGTGTTGCTCAAGAAAATGGCCAGGCCGCCTTTGGCTTGTTTGAAATAACCCAAGTGGGTTTGATTGCCGCGGTAACCGGCATTGTGATGATCGCAATATTAGGGCCGCTATTTTTGCCAAAGCGGGATAGCGAAAGCCTGGCCGACCAGATACCGGCGTCGCAATATCTGACCGATATACGGATCGACGAGGAAAGCGAATTTGTGGGCAAGAAAATTTCCGACATTGGCGCTTTTACGCCGTCGGGAGTGGCGATACTGGGCCGCCGGGTCGGCACTGGTATTGATCGGTTTCAGTTTGCTGACCATGTCGTGATTGGAGGGGAAACACTGGTGGCTTCTGTGACCCAGGAAGAGCTGTTATCCCTCGCAGAAATTGATGGTATCTTATTGGGTTATGCTGGCGTCAAGCAACCAACGATTCCGCTGGCTGACGAACATACCCGGTTGGTTGAGTTGGTAATTGGACCGTCCCATCGATCAGTCGGCAAGACCCTCCCCAACCTGCCCTTTTTATCCCGTGTACCTGCCCGTGTTCTCGGCCTTTCCAGACCACGCCATGTCGCCGGACCCACATTGGCCGATGCGCGCATCCGGCACGGTGACAGTTTGCTGGTACAGACCGATGACCTGTCTGTTGGGGTCTTACAGGAAAATGTCGATCTGGTGCACCTGGAGGAACCGGATGCCAAAGCCTACCGCCGCCGCCGCGCGCCGGTCGCCATCCTCACACTGGCCATCATCATCATTGCGGCCAGCCTGGGCGTCATGCCCATCGCTGCACTCGCGATGCTGGGCGTGGCAGCCGTCTTGCTGACCAAATGTATCGACAGCGAAGAGGCGTGGGGGGCGATAGACGGCAATGTGCTGGTGCTGATCTTCGCGATGCTGGCGGTGGGCAAGGGGCTGGAAAATGCCGGAACGGTGCAACTGATTATCGACACGCTGCTGCCGCTGCTCAACATGATATCGCCGCTCTGGCTGATCATCGCGGTCTATTCGCTCACCTCGCTGCTCACCGAAACGGCGACCAATAACGCGGTGGCTGTCATCATGACGCCACTGGTCATCGGCATTGCCGAGCAAACTGGCGTGGATGTCCGCAGCCTGCTGGTCGCGGTGATGTTCGGCGCCTCGGCCAGCTTCGCAACGCCGGTGGGCTATCAGACCAACACTCTCGTCTATACGGCGGGCGCATACCGCTTCTCGGATTTTGTGAAAATCGGCCTGCCGCTTAATATCGGTGTAGGGCTAGCGGCCTGTTTTGCGATCTATTATATTTTTTGA
- the rplT gene encoding 50S ribosomal protein L20 produces MARVKRGTTTRTKHKRLLVQAKGYYGRRKNTIRVARQAVEKAGQYAYRDRKVKKRAFRAIWIQRINAAVRAEGMTYGTFIHGTKLAGIELDRKVMADLAMNEPAMFSGLIKQAQDALAKA; encoded by the coding sequence ATGGCACGTGTAAAACGGGGTACGACCACTCGTACAAAACATAAAAGATTATTGGTACAGGCGAAGGGCTATTATGGCCGCCGGAAAAATACCATCCGCGTCGCGCGGCAGGCGGTCGAAAAAGCCGGCCAATATGCGTATCGCGATCGCAAAGTTAAGAAACGCGCTTTCCGCGCCATCTGGATTCAGCGTATCAACGCTGCGGTTCGCGCAGAAGGTATGACATACGGCACATTCATTCACGGAACCAAGCTTGCTGGCATTGAACTCGACCGTAAAGTCATGGCCGACCTGGCGATGAATGAACCTGCTATGTTTAGCGGCCTCATCAAACAGGCGCAGGATGCTCTAGCGAAAGCTTAA
- the rpmI gene encoding 50S ribosomal protein L35: MPKLKTKSGVKKRFKITATGKVKHGVAGKRHRLMSHNSKYIRQQRGTKKLCDADARTVKKWAPYGL; the protein is encoded by the coding sequence ATGCCCAAGTTGAAGACCAAAAGTGGTGTGAAGAAGCGCTTCAAAATCACCGCAACCGGCAAGGTAAAGCACGGCGTAGCCGGCAAACGCCACCGTTTGATGAGCCATAACAGCAAATATATCCGTCAGCAGCGCGGCACCAAGAAATTGTGTGATGCCGATGCGCGGACAGTCAAGAAATGGGCACCTTACGGGCTTTAA
- a CDS encoding helix-turn-helix domain-containing protein, whose protein sequence is MQPLEPVSKTRFVAPPPPLQRYLTTYYFSEIESPDESEISDLILPQWASIRYIYRGSVKMMAPDQKPQDSPRAAMTGPTSLAAPISSKSAHIAAFGLLPLGWYKFVGQPASRWANKVIDTEAAHKFELFAEIWNAIRNLEFESEMVDTCNHLLLEAMAPADPEEELIEAAHLALTDPMIDSVGALCERLDMDAKQLSRFSNRVFGFLPKLLLRRQRFVRTLGEALMNPSQSWSECVDLNYYDQAHFNRDFKRFMGLTPRQYMAQPHPIFGIGARERTKALGRPLQAMDRPEDPDSEDNCNAA, encoded by the coding sequence ATGCAACCATTAGAGCCCGTCAGTAAAACACGATTTGTAGCGCCGCCCCCGCCGCTGCAACGTTATCTGACCACCTATTATTTTTCAGAGATAGAGAGCCCGGACGAGTCGGAGATATCGGACCTGATCCTGCCGCAATGGGCCAGCATCCGCTATATCTATCGCGGAAGCGTAAAAATGATGGCCCCTGATCAAAAACCGCAGGATTCGCCTCGGGCGGCCATGACGGGACCGACCAGTCTGGCGGCACCTATATCGAGCAAATCTGCACATATTGCCGCTTTTGGCCTATTACCGCTGGGCTGGTACAAATTTGTCGGGCAACCGGCATCCCGCTGGGCCAATAAAGTCATAGACACCGAAGCAGCCCATAAATTTGAGCTATTTGCCGAAATCTGGAATGCCATCCGGAACTTGGAATTCGAATCAGAGATGGTCGATACGTGCAATCACTTGCTGCTCGAAGCGATGGCGCCAGCCGATCCGGAAGAGGAGCTAATCGAGGCCGCACATCTTGCGCTCACCGACCCCATGATTGATAGCGTCGGTGCGCTGTGCGAACGTCTCGACATGGATGCCAAACAGCTGAGCCGATTCTCTAATCGCGTTTTTGGCTTTCTGCCCAAATTGTTGCTGCGGCGACAGCGTTTTGTCCGCACATTGGGCGAAGCTCTAATGAACCCTTCACAAAGTTGGAGCGAATGCGTCGACCTCAACTATTATGATCAAGCCCATTTCAATCGCGACTTCAAACGCTTCATGGGACTCACACCGAGACAATATATGGCGCAGCCGCATCCGATTTTTGGCATTGGTGCTCGGGAACGGACCAAGGCCTTGGGTCGCCCCCTGCAGGCTATGGACAGGCCCGAAGACCCTGACTCGGAAGATAATTGTAACGCTGCCTGA
- the pheT gene encoding phenylalanine--tRNA ligase subunit beta, translating to MKFSLSWLKAHLDTDASLTEITEKLTAIGLELEGLENPADALRPFRVAKVIEAGPHPNADKLQLLKVDDGSNDPWQVVCGAPNARKDMVGVFGPPGTYIPGSDFTLKPAKIREVESFGMMCSARELELGDDHDGIIELPADAASKVGTSYADYAQLDDPIVDIAITPNRQDCMGVRGIARDLAAAGVGSLKPLDIDSVARSGAGPDVHTDDTEGCPAFYGCTVTGLTNGPSPDWMQARLKSAGQKPINALVDITNYVMLDHGRPLHVYDVAKLNGGLVARKAKTGEKLTALNDKEYVLDESMTVIADDNGAHDIGGIMGGADTGSEESTTEVLIECAYFDPASIAKTGQKLMLTSDARQRFERGVDPAFLDDGLDIATALVLELCGGKASDITRAGTPPTDMPTISYDPKQCAALGGIDVAPEKQKSILEALGFQVSLCSRAGGSLSPEAAAGEAVEMDSRLRGNTDGGDAPRWNVTPPTWRRDVAGWQDLVEEVVRIEGLDSVPSTPLPRKPGVAKPTASPEQLAERKARRAAAARGLNETVTWSFISDKEAAPFGGGTWSLANPISEDLKVMRPSLLPGLIAAAQRNADRGASSIRLFEVGRRYLESTEHQTIGFVLAGENRARSWQSGAATKYDSFDAKAEVLAILEAAGAPTEKLMDFDEAGDHYHPGQSGTLRLGPKKILAAYGVLHPSVTKALGLKGTAVAAEIFLDAIPVKKATSHMRAAFAPPALQAVTRDFAFIVDAGLPAGDLVRAVKGADKKLITAARLFDLFEGASVGEGKKSLAVEVTLQPVDATLTEEDLKAVSDKVVTSAAKLGAELRG from the coding sequence ATGAAGTTCTCGCTAAGCTGGCTCAAAGCCCATCTCGATACAGATGCAAGCCTGACCGAAATTACCGAAAAGCTGACAGCAATCGGATTGGAACTGGAAGGGTTGGAGAACCCTGCCGATGCCTTGCGCCCGTTCCGTGTAGCCAAGGTCATCGAAGCCGGGCCGCATCCCAATGCGGACAAGCTGCAACTGCTTAAGGTTGATGATGGGTCCAATGACCCGTGGCAGGTCGTTTGCGGCGCACCCAATGCGCGCAAGGACATGGTTGGCGTCTTTGGCCCGCCCGGCACCTATATTCCGGGCAGTGACTTCACGCTGAAACCCGCGAAAATCCGTGAGGTCGAGAGCTTTGGCATGATGTGCAGCGCGCGGGAACTGGAACTGGGCGACGACCATGACGGGATCATCGAACTGCCCGCCGATGCCGCATCGAAAGTTGGCACAAGCTATGCGGATTATGCACAGCTTGATGACCCGATTGTGGACATAGCAATCACACCCAATCGTCAGGATTGTATGGGCGTACGCGGCATTGCCCGTGATCTGGCCGCGGCGGGCGTTGGCTCGCTGAAGCCACTGGATATCGATTCCGTGGCGCGCAGTGGCGCTGGCCCGGATGTACACACGGATGATACGGAAGGTTGTCCCGCCTTTTATGGCTGCACGGTAACTGGCCTGACTAATGGTCCGTCACCGGACTGGATGCAGGCGCGGCTGAAATCCGCAGGTCAAAAGCCGATAAACGCACTCGTTGATATCACCAATTATGTGATGCTCGATCACGGACGGCCATTGCACGTCTATGATGTGGCCAAGCTCAACGGCGGTCTGGTTGCGCGCAAGGCCAAAACGGGCGAAAAACTGACGGCGCTGAACGACAAAGAGTATGTGCTTGATGAAAGCATGACCGTTATTGCCGATGACAATGGCGCGCATGACATTGGCGGCATCATGGGTGGTGCCGACACCGGGTCGGAAGAGTCCACCACCGAAGTCCTGATCGAGTGCGCCTATTTCGATCCCGCTTCGATTGCCAAAACCGGTCAGAAACTGATGCTCACCAGCGATGCGCGCCAGCGTTTCGAACGCGGTGTGGATCCGGCCTTTTTGGACGATGGCCTTGATATTGCGACCGCCCTGGTGCTCGAGCTTTGCGGCGGCAAGGCCAGCGACATAACCCGCGCAGGAACACCGCCGACGGATATGCCCACGATCAGCTATGATCCCAAGCAATGTGCTGCTTTGGGCGGTATCGATGTTGCGCCGGAAAAACAGAAATCCATATTGGAAGCGCTGGGTTTTCAGGTATCGCTGTGCTCCCGCGCAGGCGGGAGCCTATCTCCCGAAGCTGCAGCTGGCGAGGCGGTGGAGATGGATTCCCGCCTACGCGGGAATACGGATGGGGGTGATGCTCCCCGCTGGAATGTCACGCCCCCGACCTGGCGTCGTGACGTCGCAGGCTGGCAGGATCTGGTCGAGGAAGTCGTTCGGATTGAGGGGCTGGACAGCGTTCCCTCCACGCCACTGCCACGCAAGCCCGGCGTCGCCAAACCCACGGCATCGCCGGAGCAACTGGCCGAGCGTAAGGCGCGCCGCGCTGCGGCCGCGCGCGGGTTGAATGAAACCGTGACCTGGAGCTTTATCTCCGACAAGGAAGCCGCGCCCTTTGGCGGCGGCACCTGGTCGCTTGCCAATCCGATCAGCGAAGACCTGAAAGTCATGCGCCCCTCGCTGCTGCCCGGTCTGATTGCCGCTGCCCAGCGTAACGCCGATCGCGGTGCATCGTCCATTCGCTTGTTCGAAGTAGGGCGCCGCTATCTCGAATCCACCGAGCATCAGACCATTGGTTTCGTGCTGGCGGGCGAGAATCGGGCGCGCAGCTGGCAATCCGGTGCAGCGACCAAATATGATTCGTTTGACGCCAAGGCCGAAGTACTTGCGATTTTGGAGGCCGCTGGCGCACCAACCGAGAAGCTGATGGATTTTGACGAAGCGGGTGATCATTATCACCCCGGCCAATCCGGCACGCTGCGTCTGGGGCCAAAGAAAATTCTCGCCGCCTATGGCGTGCTACACCCGTCCGTGACCAAGGCATTGGGTTTAAAAGGCACGGCTGTCGCTGCCGAGATTTTCCTCGACGCCATTCCGGTGAAAAAAGCCACAAGCCACATGCGCGCGGCCTTTGCCCCGCCGGCGCTGCAAGCCGTAACCCGCGATTTCGCGTTCATCGTCGATGCGGGCTTACCCGCCGGCGATCTGGTTCGGGCGGTGAAAGGCGCGGACAAGAAATTGATCACCGCCGCGCGCCTGTTCGATCTGTTCGAAGGGGCCAGTGTTGGTGAAGGCAAGAAGTCGCTGGCGGTGGAAGTCACGCTGCAGCCGGTGGATGCGACATTGACGGAGGAGGATTTGAAAGCCGTTTCGGACAAAGTCGTCACCAGCGCCGCGAAACTGGGCGCGGAGCTAAGAGGGTAA
- a CDS encoding type II toxin-antitoxin system Phd/YefM family antitoxin — translation MENFSNARANLKALMDRVVADRAPVKITRQRGEAVVMIAESEWAGMEETIHLLSSPANAKELLESIAQLDAGEGQERELIDP, via the coding sequence ATGGAAAACTTTTCAAACGCTCGTGCCAATCTAAAAGCGCTGATGGACCGTGTTGTCGCCGATCGTGCGCCGGTAAAGATCACGCGTCAGCGCGGAGAAGCAGTGGTCATGATAGCCGAAAGCGAATGGGCTGGTATGGAGGAGACGATACATTTGTTATCCTCTCCCGCCAACGCCAAAGAACTGTTAGAATCAATCGCACAACTTGATGCCGGCGAGGGCCAGGAACGTGAGCTAATTGACCCATGA
- a CDS encoding Txe/YoeB family addiction module toxin, with translation MKLAFSEKAWNHYLYWQDKDRKTLKRINALLEECRRHPFEGTGKPEPLRGQLKGWWSRRITQEHRLVYRVRGEGGAQVLEVAQCRYHY, from the coding sequence ATGAAGCTCGCCTTTTCCGAAAAGGCTTGGAATCACTATCTTTACTGGCAAGACAAAGACCGAAAGACGCTCAAGCGTATCAACGCTTTGCTGGAAGAATGTCGGCGGCACCCATTTGAGGGCACAGGCAAACCCGAACCCTTGCGCGGCCAGCTAAAAGGCTGGTGGTCGCGGCGGATTACGCAGGAACACCGACTGGTTTATCGGGTACGCGGCGAAGGTGGCGCCCAAGTGTTGGAAGTGGCGCAGTGCCGGTATCATTATTGA
- a CDS encoding peptide chain release factor 3 has protein sequence MSRTNPRRTFAIISHPDAGKTTLTEKLLLKGGAIHLAGEVKARGDNRRARSDWMKIEQQRGISVTSSVMTFERNGITFNLLDTPGHEDFSEDTYRTLTAVDSAIMVIDAASGIEAQTLKLFEVCRLRSVPIITFVNKVDREGRDPFELLDEVADKLALDVCPMSWPTGMGGQFEGIYDLNRNQLHQPDGDSKNYDGKVQQFEGLDDPKLADVLSDEALERLTSEGELAQGGYSSFDLEAYQNGDLTPVFFGSALKQFGVEELIEAIADYAPSPRPQPAEPAPIAPDSKDVTGFIFKIQANMDPQHRDRIAFMRLCSGEFKRGMKLTPSALGKPIAIHSPILFFAQDREIADTALPGDIIGIPNHGTLRVGDTLSEKNQVRITGLPNFAPEILRRVILKDPTQIKKLRKALDDLSEEGVVQVFYPEIGANWIIGVVGQLQLEVLVSRLSAEYKVEAGLEPAPFETARWISGDDEVLNAFANINQTSLAKDRDDNLVFLAKSAWDVNYQEERNPEIKFSATRER, from the coding sequence ATGAGCCGGACCAATCCCCGACGTACATTCGCCATCATCTCTCACCCCGATGCGGGTAAAACGACCCTGACGGAAAAACTTCTGTTGAAAGGCGGGGCGATTCACTTGGCGGGTGAGGTGAAGGCGCGCGGGGATAACCGGCGTGCGCGGTCCGACTGGATGAAGATCGAGCAGCAGCGCGGGATTTCCGTGACCAGCTCGGTCATGACGTTTGAACGGAACGGCATTACCTTCAACCTACTCGACACACCGGGGCATGAGGATTTTTCCGAGGATACGTACCGCACGCTGACCGCCGTAGACAGCGCGATCATGGTGATTGATGCTGCCAGCGGGATTGAGGCGCAGACGCTGAAACTGTTTGAAGTGTGCCGGTTGCGCAGCGTACCGATCATTACCTTTGTCAACAAGGTGGACCGCGAAGGGCGCGATCCGTTTGAACTGCTCGACGAGGTCGCCGATAAACTGGCACTCGATGTTTGCCCGATGAGCTGGCCTACCGGCATGGGCGGGCAGTTTGAGGGTATTTACGACCTCAATCGCAACCAGCTGCACCAACCCGATGGCGACAGCAAAAATTATGATGGCAAGGTTCAGCAATTTGAGGGGCTGGACGACCCCAAGCTCGCCGATGTGCTGAGCGACGAAGCGCTGGAACGGCTCACCAGCGAAGGCGAACTGGCGCAAGGCGGCTATAGCAGCTTTGACCTGGAAGCTTATCAAAATGGCGACCTCACCCCGGTTTTCTTTGGTTCTGCGCTCAAGCAATTTGGCGTGGAAGAGCTGATCGAAGCGATCGCTGACTATGCGCCGAGCCCGCGGCCACAGCCAGCGGAACCCGCTCCGATTGCACCCGATAGCAAAGATGTCACCGGTTTCATTTTCAAGATTCAGGCGAATATGGATCCGCAGCATCGCGACCGCATCGCCTTCATGCGGCTGTGCTCCGGCGAGTTTAAACGCGGCATGAAACTGACGCCTTCGGCGCTTGGCAAACCGATTGCCATCCACAGTCCGATATTATTCTTCGCGCAGGACCGCGAAATTGCTGATACCGCGCTGCCCGGCGACATTATCGGCATTCCCAATCACGGGACATTGCGGGTCGGCGATACGCTGAGCGAAAAAAATCAGGTGCGGATTACCGGCCTGCCGAACTTTGCGCCGGAAATCCTGCGCCGTGTGATCCTGAAAGATCCGACACAGATCAAGAAGCTGCGCAAGGCGCTGGATGACCTCAGCGAAGAAGGCGTCGTGCAGGTTTTCTATCCCGAAATCGGCGCCAACTGGATTATCGGCGTGGTCGGTCAGTTGCAGCTCGAAGTGTTGGTGAGCCGCCTGTCAGCAGAATATAAGGTCGAGGCCGGCCTCGAACCCGCTCCCTTTGAAACCGCCCGTTGGATCAGCGGCGATGATGAGGTGCTGAACGCTTTCGCCAATATCAACCAGACCAGCCTTGCCAAGGATCGCGACGACAATCTGGTATTCCTCGCCAAATCCGCGTGGGATGTGAATTATCAGGAAGAACGCAATCCGGAGATTAAATTCAGCGCGACGAGGGAGCGGTGA